One part of the Cyprinus carpio isolate SPL01 chromosome B12, ASM1834038v1, whole genome shotgun sequence genome encodes these proteins:
- the zeb1b gene encoding zinc finger E-box-binding homeobox 1b isoform X3 — MLQQGDTAVIFPEAPEDEPRQGTPETSGHDENGTPDSFSQLLTCPYCSRGYKRYTSLKEHIKYRHEKSEDNFSCSLCSYTFAYRTQLDRHMTAHKAGREQRHVTQSGGGGNRKFKCTECGKAFKYKHHLKEHLRIHSGEKPYECSNCKKRFSHSGSYSSHISSKKCIGLISVNGRPRPPPATGAAKAPQCSSPSLPTSSPTAHVQVRDKLDNSKPLQEQLPLTQIKSEPLDYEYKTVVVAPSARGVNGILQGGAAAVQAVVLPTVGLVSPISINLGDLQNVLKVAVDGNVIRQVLESAQAKGQQTGTGIVGAGGVGIAQAPQQVIQAISLPILDQDGSAKIFINYSLDPSQAQVVLQSPKKESLGLNTEACKAQKLPEDLTVKTNRDKTTITVDEKSILHNDTTLKHCGKDGHRVNGKNLEGKIDLEEGLCPGQPPLKNLLSLLKAYFALNNEPTKEELAKISESVSLPAEVVKKWFEKMQMGQISVDPSLPLGEDEQTTPGDLDGTRGASPRPEPDKQLISEKQGERECCSPAEGVAAGENGIESVPTSPSPLNLSADGPVPARTLEEGEGPLDLSLPKSAATAAVASGHVNTVYLAQEEPLNLTCTKKELLSNASTNAAIYASQPSANPINIVTTQLPTLVAITDQGQAQCLRALTTTNQTILIPQLTYSYTTTSSSPAGNDAPQKNVIHVNGIKEEKQEMGSEVTSTLEEQTDSDSGPTRKKMKRTESGLYACDLCDKIFQKSSSLLRHKYEHTGKRPHECGICSKAFKHKHHLIEHLRLHSGEKPYQCDKCGKRFSHSGSYSQHMNHRYSYCKKEAQGQGLGQGVEEEDNPGEEQPRTGSTATSPPSHLDSDERGSSTREDESEEDEEIGSGSLVDEDEIQVVKIGEEGDEDDQGADEDQEGEGERMEGAEQEEDGDEEGESEENDGQTLKVIVMQDECEDGNEEDEQTAEEAMDTGTLKHMKDITEKENPADDKKKIENEENTATMNGDVK, encoded by the exons ATGCTCCAGCAAGGAGACACGGCCGTCATCTTCCCGGAGGCTCCAGAAGACGAACCGCGACAGGGCACACCAGAAACTAGCGGACATGATGAAAAtg gcACGCCAGACTCATTTTCTCAGCTCCTCACCTGTCCCTATTGCTCTCGTGGCTACAAGCGTTACACCTCACTGAAAGAACACATTAAATACAGACACGAGAAGAGTGAGGACAACTTCAGCTGCTCTCTCTGCAGCTACACCTTTGCCTACCGAACACAGCTAGACAGACACATGACCGCACACAAAGCTGGCAGAGAACAG CGGCATGTTACTCAATCAGGTGGAGGAGGGAATCGAAAGTTTAAATGCACTGAATGTGGCAAAGCCTTCAAGTACAAACACCACCTGAAAGAACACCTGCGCATCCACAGTG GAGAAAAGCCTTATGAGTGCTCCAACTGCAAGAAGCGTTTCTCTCATTCCGGTTCTTATAGTTCCCACATCAGCAGTAAGAAATGCATTGGCCTCATCTCAGTAAACGGACGGCCGCGACCTCCTCCTGCCACCGGGGCTGCCAAGGCCCCGCAGTGCTCTTCCCCATCCCTGCCAACCTCTTCCCCCACAGCACATGTCCAAGTCAGAGACAAACTGGACAATAGTAAACCCCTTCAGGAACAGCTTCCCTTGACACAGATCAAGTCTGAGCCACTGGACTATGAGTACAAGACTGTGGTGGTGGCGCCATCTGCTAGAGGCGTAAATGGCATATTACAAGGTGGGGCAGCAGCCGTACAGGCTGTTGTGCTCCCAACAGTCGGTCTGGTATCCCCAATCAGCATCAACCTTGGGGACTTACAGAACGTGCTGAAGGTGGCAGTGGATGGGAACGTCATCAGGCAAGTGCTGGAAAGCGCACAAGCTAAGGGGCAGCAAACAGGGACGGGAATCGTTGGAGCAGGAGGGGTGGGAATTGCCCAAGCACCGCAGCAAGTCATACAGGCCATTAGTCTTCCCATCTTGGACCAGGATGGCAGTGCTAAGATCTTCATTAATTACAGTCTAGACCCTTCACAGGCCCAAGTGGTCCTTCAAAGTCCAAAGAAGGAATCTTTGGGGTTGAACACAGAAGCCTGCAAGGCTCAGAAGCTGCCAGAGGACCTGACAGTCAAGACGAATAGGGACAAAACCACCATCACTGTGGATGAGAAGAGCATTTTACACAATGACACAACACTTAAGCACTGTGGTAAAGATGGACATAGGGTAAACGGGAAAAACCTTGAGGGGAAGATAGACTTGGAGGAAGGACTGTGTCCTGGTCAGCCTCCCCTGAAGAACCTTCTCTCCTTGCTCAAGGCTTACTTTGCCTTAAACAACGAGCCCACCAAGGAGGAGCTGGCAAAGATATCAGAGTCTGTCAGTCTTCCAGCAGAGGTGGTGAAGAAATGGTTTGAGAAGATGCAGATGGGACAGATCTCTGTAGATCCCTCCTTACCCCTGGGTGAGGATGAGCAGACCACTCCTGGAGATTTGGATGGGACTAGAGGTGCATCACCCCGACCAGAGCCAGATAAGCAACTGATCTCAGAGAAGCAAGGAGAGAGGGAATGCTGTAGCCCAGCTGAGGGTGTAGCAGCTGGGGAGAATGGGATAGAGAGTGTCCCTACATCCCCTTCACCACTAAACCTATCCGCCGATGGTCCTGTCCCAGCCAGGACTCTTGAGGAAGGCGAGGGACCTCTTGATCTGTCGTTACCAAAATCTGCTGCTACAGCTGCTGTGGCTAGCGGTCATGTAAACACTGTTTACTTGGCTCAAGAGGAGCCATTGAATTTGACTTGCACAAAGAAGGAACTGCTCAGCAATGCAAGCACCAATGCTGCCATATATGCCAGCCAACCAAGTGCCAATCCCATAAACATCGTGACCACTCAACTGCCCACCCTAGTGGCTATCACTGACCAGGGACAAGCGCAATGTCTTCGTGCACTTACCACCACTAATCAGACCATCCTGATCCCGCAGCTGACTTACAGTTACACCACTACATCCTCCAGTCCAGCAGGGAACGACGCTCCACAGAAGAACGTTATACACGTCAATGGCATCAAG GAGGAGAAACAGGAgatggggtcagaggtcacctcGACATTGGAAGAACAGACAGACTCAGACTCAGGGCCGACAAGAAAGAAGATGAAAAGGACGGAGAGTGGGCTGTACGCCTGTGACCTGTGTGACAAAATCTTCCAGAAGAGCAGCTCATTGCTCCGCCATAAATATGAACACACAG GAAAGAGGCCTCATGAATGTGGGATCTGCAGCAAGGCCTTCAAACACAAGCACCATCTAATAGAGCACCTGCGCCTGCACTCCGGAGAAAAGCCGTACCAGTGTGACAAGTGCGGCAAGCGCTTCTCCCACTCTGGCTCCTACTCGCAACACATGAACCACCGATACTCCTACTGTAAGAAAGAGGCTCAAGGCCAAGGGCTAGGCCAAGGAGTCGAGGAAGAGGACAATCCTGGTGAAGAGCAGCCTCGGACGGGCAGCACAGCGACCTCACCCCCTTCCCACCTGGACTCGGATGAGCGGGGGAGTAGTACCAGAGAGGATGAGagtgaggaggatgaggagattGGCTCGGGGAGCTTAGTGGATGAGGATGAGATTCAGGTGGTCAAGATCGGAGAGGAGGGAGATGAAGATGACCAGGGAGCAGATGAAGACCAGGAAGGGGAGGGAGAGAGGATGGAAGGGGCGGAACAAGAAGAAGATGGTGACGAGGAAGGTGAGAGCGAGGAAAATGATGGACAAACGTTGAAAGTCATAGTGATGCAGGATGAATGTGAAGACGGAAACGAAGAGGATGAGCAAACGGCAGAGGAGGCCATGGACACAGGAACTCTTAAACACATGAAGGACATAACAGAAAAAGAGAACCCGGCGGACGATAAGAAAAAgattgaaaatgaagaaaacacagCCACTATGAATGGAGATGTGAAGTGA
- the zeb1b gene encoding zinc finger E-box-binding homeobox 1b isoform X1, with protein MADGPRCKRRKQANPRRTNVSNYSHVLEGQSDSDDEDKLHIVEEEGSLLDGADCDSVAPDDDPNGTVDADGRWDDVKEECVSEEDERSRDALVEEMLQQGDTAVIFPEAPEDEPRQGTPETSGHDENGTPDSFSQLLTCPYCSRGYKRYTSLKEHIKYRHEKSEDNFSCSLCSYTFAYRTQLDRHMTAHKAGREQRHVTQSGGGGNRKFKCTECGKAFKYKHHLKEHLRIHSGEKPYECSNCKKRFSHSGSYSSHISSKKCIGLISVNGRPRPPPATGAAKAPQCSSPSLPTSSPTAHVQVRDKLDNSKPLQEQLPLTQIKSEPLDYEYKTVVVAPSARGVNGILQGGAAAVQAVVLPTVGLVSPISINLGDLQNVLKVAVDGNVIRQVLESAQAKGQQTGTGIVGAGGVGIAQAPQQVIQAISLPILDQDGSAKIFINYSLDPSQAQVVLQSPKKESLGLNTEACKAQKLPEDLTVKTNRDKTTITVDEKSILHNDTTLKHCGKDGHRVNGKNLEGKIDLEEGLCPGQPPLKNLLSLLKAYFALNNEPTKEELAKISESVSLPAEVVKKWFEKMQMGQISVDPSLPLGEDEQTTPGDLDGTRGASPRPEPDKQLISEKQGERECCSPAEGVAAGENGIESVPTSPSPLNLSADGPVPARTLEEGEGPLDLSLPKSAATAAVASGHVNTVYLAQEEPLNLTCTKKELLSNASTNAAIYASQPSANPINIVTTQLPTLVAITDQGQAQCLRALTTTNQTILIPQLTYSYTTTSSSPAGNDAPQKNVIHVNGIKEEKQEMGSEVTSTLEEQTDSDSGPTRKKMKRTESGLYACDLCDKIFQKSSSLLRHKYEHTGKRPHECGICSKAFKHKHHLIEHLRLHSGEKPYQCDKCGKRFSHSGSYSQHMNHRYSYCKKEAQGQGLGQGVEEEDNPGEEQPRTGSTATSPPSHLDSDERGSSTREDESEEDEEIGSGSLVDEDEIQVVKIGEEGDEDDQGADEDQEGEGERMEGAEQEEDGDEEGESEENDGQTLKVIVMQDECEDGNEEDEQTAEEAMDTGTLKHMKDITEKENPADDKKKIENEENTATMNGDVK; from the exons TGAGTAACTACAGTCATGTGCTGGAGGGCCAGTCAGACTCAGATGATGAAGATAAGCTTCACATCGTGGAGGAGGAAGGGAGTCTCCTGGATGGGGCGGACTGTGACAGTGTGGCCCCGGATGATGACCCTAACGGTACCGTCGACGCTGATGGCAGATGGGACGATG TGAAAGAGGAGTGCGTGTCAGAGGAGGATGAGAGGAGCAGAGATGCTTTGGTTGAGGAGATGCTCCAGCAAGGAGACACGGCCGTCATCTTCCCGGAGGCTCCAGAAGACGAACCGCGACAGGGCACACCAGAAACTAGCGGACATGATGAAAAtg gcACGCCAGACTCATTTTCTCAGCTCCTCACCTGTCCCTATTGCTCTCGTGGCTACAAGCGTTACACCTCACTGAAAGAACACATTAAATACAGACACGAGAAGAGTGAGGACAACTTCAGCTGCTCTCTCTGCAGCTACACCTTTGCCTACCGAACACAGCTAGACAGACACATGACCGCACACAAAGCTGGCAGAGAACAG CGGCATGTTACTCAATCAGGTGGAGGAGGGAATCGAAAGTTTAAATGCACTGAATGTGGCAAAGCCTTCAAGTACAAACACCACCTGAAAGAACACCTGCGCATCCACAGTG GAGAAAAGCCTTATGAGTGCTCCAACTGCAAGAAGCGTTTCTCTCATTCCGGTTCTTATAGTTCCCACATCAGCAGTAAGAAATGCATTGGCCTCATCTCAGTAAACGGACGGCCGCGACCTCCTCCTGCCACCGGGGCTGCCAAGGCCCCGCAGTGCTCTTCCCCATCCCTGCCAACCTCTTCCCCCACAGCACATGTCCAAGTCAGAGACAAACTGGACAATAGTAAACCCCTTCAGGAACAGCTTCCCTTGACACAGATCAAGTCTGAGCCACTGGACTATGAGTACAAGACTGTGGTGGTGGCGCCATCTGCTAGAGGCGTAAATGGCATATTACAAGGTGGGGCAGCAGCCGTACAGGCTGTTGTGCTCCCAACAGTCGGTCTGGTATCCCCAATCAGCATCAACCTTGGGGACTTACAGAACGTGCTGAAGGTGGCAGTGGATGGGAACGTCATCAGGCAAGTGCTGGAAAGCGCACAAGCTAAGGGGCAGCAAACAGGGACGGGAATCGTTGGAGCAGGAGGGGTGGGAATTGCCCAAGCACCGCAGCAAGTCATACAGGCCATTAGTCTTCCCATCTTGGACCAGGATGGCAGTGCTAAGATCTTCATTAATTACAGTCTAGACCCTTCACAGGCCCAAGTGGTCCTTCAAAGTCCAAAGAAGGAATCTTTGGGGTTGAACACAGAAGCCTGCAAGGCTCAGAAGCTGCCAGAGGACCTGACAGTCAAGACGAATAGGGACAAAACCACCATCACTGTGGATGAGAAGAGCATTTTACACAATGACACAACACTTAAGCACTGTGGTAAAGATGGACATAGGGTAAACGGGAAAAACCTTGAGGGGAAGATAGACTTGGAGGAAGGACTGTGTCCTGGTCAGCCTCCCCTGAAGAACCTTCTCTCCTTGCTCAAGGCTTACTTTGCCTTAAACAACGAGCCCACCAAGGAGGAGCTGGCAAAGATATCAGAGTCTGTCAGTCTTCCAGCAGAGGTGGTGAAGAAATGGTTTGAGAAGATGCAGATGGGACAGATCTCTGTAGATCCCTCCTTACCCCTGGGTGAGGATGAGCAGACCACTCCTGGAGATTTGGATGGGACTAGAGGTGCATCACCCCGACCAGAGCCAGATAAGCAACTGATCTCAGAGAAGCAAGGAGAGAGGGAATGCTGTAGCCCAGCTGAGGGTGTAGCAGCTGGGGAGAATGGGATAGAGAGTGTCCCTACATCCCCTTCACCACTAAACCTATCCGCCGATGGTCCTGTCCCAGCCAGGACTCTTGAGGAAGGCGAGGGACCTCTTGATCTGTCGTTACCAAAATCTGCTGCTACAGCTGCTGTGGCTAGCGGTCATGTAAACACTGTTTACTTGGCTCAAGAGGAGCCATTGAATTTGACTTGCACAAAGAAGGAACTGCTCAGCAATGCAAGCACCAATGCTGCCATATATGCCAGCCAACCAAGTGCCAATCCCATAAACATCGTGACCACTCAACTGCCCACCCTAGTGGCTATCACTGACCAGGGACAAGCGCAATGTCTTCGTGCACTTACCACCACTAATCAGACCATCCTGATCCCGCAGCTGACTTACAGTTACACCACTACATCCTCCAGTCCAGCAGGGAACGACGCTCCACAGAAGAACGTTATACACGTCAATGGCATCAAG GAGGAGAAACAGGAgatggggtcagaggtcacctcGACATTGGAAGAACAGACAGACTCAGACTCAGGGCCGACAAGAAAGAAGATGAAAAGGACGGAGAGTGGGCTGTACGCCTGTGACCTGTGTGACAAAATCTTCCAGAAGAGCAGCTCATTGCTCCGCCATAAATATGAACACACAG GAAAGAGGCCTCATGAATGTGGGATCTGCAGCAAGGCCTTCAAACACAAGCACCATCTAATAGAGCACCTGCGCCTGCACTCCGGAGAAAAGCCGTACCAGTGTGACAAGTGCGGCAAGCGCTTCTCCCACTCTGGCTCCTACTCGCAACACATGAACCACCGATACTCCTACTGTAAGAAAGAGGCTCAAGGCCAAGGGCTAGGCCAAGGAGTCGAGGAAGAGGACAATCCTGGTGAAGAGCAGCCTCGGACGGGCAGCACAGCGACCTCACCCCCTTCCCACCTGGACTCGGATGAGCGGGGGAGTAGTACCAGAGAGGATGAGagtgaggaggatgaggagattGGCTCGGGGAGCTTAGTGGATGAGGATGAGATTCAGGTGGTCAAGATCGGAGAGGAGGGAGATGAAGATGACCAGGGAGCAGATGAAGACCAGGAAGGGGAGGGAGAGAGGATGGAAGGGGCGGAACAAGAAGAAGATGGTGACGAGGAAGGTGAGAGCGAGGAAAATGATGGACAAACGTTGAAAGTCATAGTGATGCAGGATGAATGTGAAGACGGAAACGAAGAGGATGAGCAAACGGCAGAGGAGGCCATGGACACAGGAACTCTTAAACACATGAAGGACATAACAGAAAAAGAGAACCCGGCGGACGATAAGAAAAAgattgaaaatgaagaaaacacagCCACTATGAATGGAGATGTGAAGTGA
- the zeb1b gene encoding zinc finger E-box-binding homeobox 1b isoform X2, with product MSTCAVSNYSHVLEGQSDSDDEDKLHIVEEEGSLLDGADCDSVAPDDDPNGTVDADGRWDDVKEECVSEEDERSRDALVEEMLQQGDTAVIFPEAPEDEPRQGTPETSGHDENGTPDSFSQLLTCPYCSRGYKRYTSLKEHIKYRHEKSEDNFSCSLCSYTFAYRTQLDRHMTAHKAGREQRHVTQSGGGGNRKFKCTECGKAFKYKHHLKEHLRIHSGEKPYECSNCKKRFSHSGSYSSHISSKKCIGLISVNGRPRPPPATGAAKAPQCSSPSLPTSSPTAHVQVRDKLDNSKPLQEQLPLTQIKSEPLDYEYKTVVVAPSARGVNGILQGGAAAVQAVVLPTVGLVSPISINLGDLQNVLKVAVDGNVIRQVLESAQAKGQQTGTGIVGAGGVGIAQAPQQVIQAISLPILDQDGSAKIFINYSLDPSQAQVVLQSPKKESLGLNTEACKAQKLPEDLTVKTNRDKTTITVDEKSILHNDTTLKHCGKDGHRVNGKNLEGKIDLEEGLCPGQPPLKNLLSLLKAYFALNNEPTKEELAKISESVSLPAEVVKKWFEKMQMGQISVDPSLPLGEDEQTTPGDLDGTRGASPRPEPDKQLISEKQGERECCSPAEGVAAGENGIESVPTSPSPLNLSADGPVPARTLEEGEGPLDLSLPKSAATAAVASGHVNTVYLAQEEPLNLTCTKKELLSNASTNAAIYASQPSANPINIVTTQLPTLVAITDQGQAQCLRALTTTNQTILIPQLTYSYTTTSSSPAGNDAPQKNVIHVNGIKEEKQEMGSEVTSTLEEQTDSDSGPTRKKMKRTESGLYACDLCDKIFQKSSSLLRHKYEHTGKRPHECGICSKAFKHKHHLIEHLRLHSGEKPYQCDKCGKRFSHSGSYSQHMNHRYSYCKKEAQGQGLGQGVEEEDNPGEEQPRTGSTATSPPSHLDSDERGSSTREDESEEDEEIGSGSLVDEDEIQVVKIGEEGDEDDQGADEDQEGEGERMEGAEQEEDGDEEGESEENDGQTLKVIVMQDECEDGNEEDEQTAEEAMDTGTLKHMKDITEKENPADDKKKIENEENTATMNGDVK from the exons TGAGTAACTACAGTCATGTGCTGGAGGGCCAGTCAGACTCAGATGATGAAGATAAGCTTCACATCGTGGAGGAGGAAGGGAGTCTCCTGGATGGGGCGGACTGTGACAGTGTGGCCCCGGATGATGACCCTAACGGTACCGTCGACGCTGATGGCAGATGGGACGATG TGAAAGAGGAGTGCGTGTCAGAGGAGGATGAGAGGAGCAGAGATGCTTTGGTTGAGGAGATGCTCCAGCAAGGAGACACGGCCGTCATCTTCCCGGAGGCTCCAGAAGACGAACCGCGACAGGGCACACCAGAAACTAGCGGACATGATGAAAAtg gcACGCCAGACTCATTTTCTCAGCTCCTCACCTGTCCCTATTGCTCTCGTGGCTACAAGCGTTACACCTCACTGAAAGAACACATTAAATACAGACACGAGAAGAGTGAGGACAACTTCAGCTGCTCTCTCTGCAGCTACACCTTTGCCTACCGAACACAGCTAGACAGACACATGACCGCACACAAAGCTGGCAGAGAACAG CGGCATGTTACTCAATCAGGTGGAGGAGGGAATCGAAAGTTTAAATGCACTGAATGTGGCAAAGCCTTCAAGTACAAACACCACCTGAAAGAACACCTGCGCATCCACAGTG GAGAAAAGCCTTATGAGTGCTCCAACTGCAAGAAGCGTTTCTCTCATTCCGGTTCTTATAGTTCCCACATCAGCAGTAAGAAATGCATTGGCCTCATCTCAGTAAACGGACGGCCGCGACCTCCTCCTGCCACCGGGGCTGCCAAGGCCCCGCAGTGCTCTTCCCCATCCCTGCCAACCTCTTCCCCCACAGCACATGTCCAAGTCAGAGACAAACTGGACAATAGTAAACCCCTTCAGGAACAGCTTCCCTTGACACAGATCAAGTCTGAGCCACTGGACTATGAGTACAAGACTGTGGTGGTGGCGCCATCTGCTAGAGGCGTAAATGGCATATTACAAGGTGGGGCAGCAGCCGTACAGGCTGTTGTGCTCCCAACAGTCGGTCTGGTATCCCCAATCAGCATCAACCTTGGGGACTTACAGAACGTGCTGAAGGTGGCAGTGGATGGGAACGTCATCAGGCAAGTGCTGGAAAGCGCACAAGCTAAGGGGCAGCAAACAGGGACGGGAATCGTTGGAGCAGGAGGGGTGGGAATTGCCCAAGCACCGCAGCAAGTCATACAGGCCATTAGTCTTCCCATCTTGGACCAGGATGGCAGTGCTAAGATCTTCATTAATTACAGTCTAGACCCTTCACAGGCCCAAGTGGTCCTTCAAAGTCCAAAGAAGGAATCTTTGGGGTTGAACACAGAAGCCTGCAAGGCTCAGAAGCTGCCAGAGGACCTGACAGTCAAGACGAATAGGGACAAAACCACCATCACTGTGGATGAGAAGAGCATTTTACACAATGACACAACACTTAAGCACTGTGGTAAAGATGGACATAGGGTAAACGGGAAAAACCTTGAGGGGAAGATAGACTTGGAGGAAGGACTGTGTCCTGGTCAGCCTCCCCTGAAGAACCTTCTCTCCTTGCTCAAGGCTTACTTTGCCTTAAACAACGAGCCCACCAAGGAGGAGCTGGCAAAGATATCAGAGTCTGTCAGTCTTCCAGCAGAGGTGGTGAAGAAATGGTTTGAGAAGATGCAGATGGGACAGATCTCTGTAGATCCCTCCTTACCCCTGGGTGAGGATGAGCAGACCACTCCTGGAGATTTGGATGGGACTAGAGGTGCATCACCCCGACCAGAGCCAGATAAGCAACTGATCTCAGAGAAGCAAGGAGAGAGGGAATGCTGTAGCCCAGCTGAGGGTGTAGCAGCTGGGGAGAATGGGATAGAGAGTGTCCCTACATCCCCTTCACCACTAAACCTATCCGCCGATGGTCCTGTCCCAGCCAGGACTCTTGAGGAAGGCGAGGGACCTCTTGATCTGTCGTTACCAAAATCTGCTGCTACAGCTGCTGTGGCTAGCGGTCATGTAAACACTGTTTACTTGGCTCAAGAGGAGCCATTGAATTTGACTTGCACAAAGAAGGAACTGCTCAGCAATGCAAGCACCAATGCTGCCATATATGCCAGCCAACCAAGTGCCAATCCCATAAACATCGTGACCACTCAACTGCCCACCCTAGTGGCTATCACTGACCAGGGACAAGCGCAATGTCTTCGTGCACTTACCACCACTAATCAGACCATCCTGATCCCGCAGCTGACTTACAGTTACACCACTACATCCTCCAGTCCAGCAGGGAACGACGCTCCACAGAAGAACGTTATACACGTCAATGGCATCAAG GAGGAGAAACAGGAgatggggtcagaggtcacctcGACATTGGAAGAACAGACAGACTCAGACTCAGGGCCGACAAGAAAGAAGATGAAAAGGACGGAGAGTGGGCTGTACGCCTGTGACCTGTGTGACAAAATCTTCCAGAAGAGCAGCTCATTGCTCCGCCATAAATATGAACACACAG GAAAGAGGCCTCATGAATGTGGGATCTGCAGCAAGGCCTTCAAACACAAGCACCATCTAATAGAGCACCTGCGCCTGCACTCCGGAGAAAAGCCGTACCAGTGTGACAAGTGCGGCAAGCGCTTCTCCCACTCTGGCTCCTACTCGCAACACATGAACCACCGATACTCCTACTGTAAGAAAGAGGCTCAAGGCCAAGGGCTAGGCCAAGGAGTCGAGGAAGAGGACAATCCTGGTGAAGAGCAGCCTCGGACGGGCAGCACAGCGACCTCACCCCCTTCCCACCTGGACTCGGATGAGCGGGGGAGTAGTACCAGAGAGGATGAGagtgaggaggatgaggagattGGCTCGGGGAGCTTAGTGGATGAGGATGAGATTCAGGTGGTCAAGATCGGAGAGGAGGGAGATGAAGATGACCAGGGAGCAGATGAAGACCAGGAAGGGGAGGGAGAGAGGATGGAAGGGGCGGAACAAGAAGAAGATGGTGACGAGGAAGGTGAGAGCGAGGAAAATGATGGACAAACGTTGAAAGTCATAGTGATGCAGGATGAATGTGAAGACGGAAACGAAGAGGATGAGCAAACGGCAGAGGAGGCCATGGACACAGGAACTCTTAAACACATGAAGGACATAACAGAAAAAGAGAACCCGGCGGACGATAAGAAAAAgattgaaaatgaagaaaacacagCCACTATGAATGGAGATGTGAAGTGA